Proteins encoded in a region of the Tripterygium wilfordii isolate XIE 37 chromosome 21, ASM1340144v1, whole genome shotgun sequence genome:
- the LOC119989017 gene encoding uncharacterized protein At1g05835 has protein sequence MNNKPAAFRLAIWTSLAFASLHYGWGEKCAGNAPTVKQTQVGFAKPPKFLVEVQNNCPMCPVIDIHLRCGSFQQALVSPRLLKVVRKDDCVVNNGLPLAPMQKLSFSYSHQKYLMMQPSIWFFQCE, from the exons ATGAACAACAAACCAGCTGCTTTCAGGCTTGCCATTTGGACTTCTCTAGCATTTGCCTCCCTTCACTATg GGTGGGGGGAAAAATGTGCAGGTAATGCTCCAACTGTGAAACAGACACAAGTAGGGTTTGCTAAGCCTCCAAAATTCTTGGTTGAAGTGCAAAACAACTGCCCAATGTGCCCCGTCATCGACATTCATTTGAGATGTGGGAGCTTTCAACAGGCCTTAGTCAGTCCCAGACTACTCAAAGTAGTAAGAAAAGATGACTGTGTGGTAAATAACGGATTGCCACTGGCTCCAATGCAAAAATTATCCTTCAGTTACTCTCATCAGAAGTATCTCATGATGCAGCCTTCCATCTGGTTCTTCCAGTGCGAATAA